A window from Oligoflexus sp. encodes these proteins:
- a CDS encoding ChaN family lipoprotein gives MPSSALHKLQSFHQELYQHAIQATQHITSMNTAEIFAYSRNFQASLPSTWLPSSIDEVAARITAAHITLFGDFHTLRQSQRGFLRILRHIRSREPGRPLMVALEIFNAEDQPAIDEFLAGRLPEDKFLKRIDYHNKWGFPWENYQPIVAFCAQQGIRVSGINSQFDTPNRLTRRDAFAANILNEWAEKNPQQLCLCLIGEYHLADQHLLAHLNPGIKTVRVVNNIDDYAFSSKKLPTESTDYLRLAQDFFCVLNTAPWIKWQSLAMWEEFHASWDGTHGDDFDLYTEHQYDFDYQLLHILKALNQFMGLKVNTNDLSHFDLYIKPDKATRSYIKAKLKLTRTELSAAERRCELDGFAYFSPSGTVLLREPSINRFAEIAGFYLYDMLQAPRREGRLNFMQRIERQACGTLAASIMNPRRPRVSEEGVDLLRNPERILEDLSRLHEKDKHQDFGLSRHLGEYLGSEIFQRLALGEGQHLEENLRRVFKSNLLSMLEICSMDQRPQVA, from the coding sequence GTGCCCAGCAGTGCATTGCATAAGTTACAGTCCTTTCATCAGGAACTTTATCAGCATGCGATTCAAGCGACGCAGCATATCACTTCGATGAATACAGCGGAAATTTTCGCTTATTCCCGCAACTTTCAGGCGTCGTTGCCATCGACATGGCTGCCCAGCAGCATTGATGAGGTGGCTGCGCGCATTACCGCGGCGCATATCACGCTGTTCGGTGACTTCCACACCTTGCGGCAATCCCAACGTGGATTTCTCAGGATTCTGCGCCACATTCGGAGTCGCGAACCAGGCCGTCCCCTGATGGTGGCGCTGGAAATATTCAATGCCGAAGATCAACCTGCGATCGACGAGTTCCTGGCCGGACGTTTGCCGGAAGACAAATTCCTGAAGCGCATCGACTATCATAACAAGTGGGGTTTTCCCTGGGAAAACTATCAGCCGATCGTGGCTTTCTGCGCGCAGCAAGGCATCCGCGTCTCGGGCATCAATTCGCAGTTCGACACCCCGAATCGTTTGACAAGGCGCGATGCCTTTGCGGCGAATATACTGAATGAATGGGCAGAGAAAAATCCACAGCAGCTCTGCCTTTGCCTGATTGGTGAATATCACCTGGCAGACCAGCATCTTCTGGCTCATTTAAACCCTGGCATCAAAACGGTCCGCGTGGTCAATAATATCGACGATTACGCGTTCAGCTCCAAAAAGCTGCCCACAGAGAGCACCGACTATCTGCGGCTCGCGCAGGATTTTTTCTGCGTTCTGAATACGGCGCCCTGGATCAAATGGCAGTCGCTCGCGATGTGGGAGGAGTTCCATGCGAGCTGGGATGGAACCCATGGCGATGATTTCGACCTTTATACCGAGCATCAATACGACTTCGACTATCAGCTGCTGCATATTCTGAAAGCCTTGAATCAGTTCATGGGTTTGAAGGTCAATACCAACGATCTTTCGCACTTTGACCTTTACATCAAACCTGACAAGGCCACGCGCAGCTATATCAAAGCCAAACTGAAACTCACGCGCACGGAACTTTCCGCGGCCGAGCGGCGCTGCGAATTGGATGGCTTTGCCTACTTCAGCCCCTCGGGAACTGTGCTCCTGCGTGAACCCAGCATCAATCGCTTTGCCGAAATCGCCGGCTTCTACCTTTACGATATGCTCCAGGCACCTCGGCGTGAAGGACGACTGAACTTCATGCAAAGGATTGAAAGACAGGCCTGCGGAACCCTCGCGGCTTCCATCATGAATCCAAGGCGTCCGCGCGTCTCCGAGGAAGGCGTTGACCTTCTGCGGAATCCCGAACGGATTCTGGAGGATCTGTCCCGACTTCATGAGAAAGACAAGCACCAGGACTTTGGCCTGAGCCGTCACCTCGGGGAGTATCTGGGTTCGGAAATCTTTCAGCGGCTGGCGCTGGGGGAAGGTCAGCATCTGGAGGAGAATCTGCGCCGCGTCTTCAAAAGCAATCTCCTTTCCATGCTGGAGATCTGCTCTATGGATCAGCGGCCTCAGGTCGCCTAG